One region of Drosophila teissieri strain GT53w chromosome 2L, Prin_Dtei_1.1, whole genome shotgun sequence genomic DNA includes:
- the LOC122625073 gene encoding uncharacterized protein LOC122625073 produces MMYTKSTLVFCFLVLILIIKEATPRVEFTNLKCMSVDKDFGEFTECTLKSINRTYKYVSARVSLYKLPITKARVNFGLYKRFNGYKPFLYNQTIDACRFFKHQKANPVAKYFFDMIREVSNLNHTCPYNHDIVVEKLSTDAVNHHITKILAYPEGDYMFETHWILNDKYAGRIQSYLSLS; encoded by the exons ATGATGTATACAAAGTCAACTTTAGTATTTTGTTTTCTGGTgctaattttaataattaaagag GCAACGCCCCGAGTGGAGTTTACCAACTTGAAGTGTATGTCTGTGGACAAAGATTTTGGCGAATTTACCGAATGCACTCTGAAATCGATAAATCGAACGTATAAATATGTTTCGGCTAGAGTTAGCCTGTATAAACTGCCAATTACCAAAGCACgg GTTAACTTTGGACTGTACAAAAGATTTAATGGTTACAAGCCGTTTCTATACAATCAAACCATAGATGCTTGCCGTTTCTTCAAACATCAAAAGGCCAATCCTGTAGCAAAGTATTTTTTTGACATGATTAGGGAAGTTTCGAACTTAAACCACACCTGTCCATataat CACGATATTGTTGTGGAAAAACTATCCACCGATGCGGTTAATCACCACATTACAAAGATTCTCGCTTACCCTGAAGGTGATTACATGTTTGAGACTCACTGGATCCTAAATGATAAATATGCCGGAAGAATTCAGTCGTATTTGTCTCTGTcctaa